The following DNA comes from Pseudorasbora parva isolate DD20220531a chromosome 8, ASM2467924v1, whole genome shotgun sequence.
GCAGCTAACGTTAAACACGGTTATACACGATGGACGCGCTTAAGCAGAAACAACAGTGGTCCGAGGAGGAAACGAGCTGCTTTCTTGCACTCTGGTCCTCTGCAGAAGTCCAGAGTAAATTAGACGGGGCTTCACGGACAAAGCCTGTGTTACAGCAGATTCAGCGTGAGATGGCTACAGTGGGGTTCGACCGGAACGTCGAACAGATAAGCAacaaacttaaaaaattaaagaaGGACTACAGGGACCAAAAAAAGGATCTCGGTCGAAGCGGCAATGGTCGCCCACGTCGAAACCCACATTTCGACGTTCTCGACTCTGTCCTCGGCGATAGACCGGCATGCCAGGTGACTGGGGCACTGAACTCGGCAACGATAATGCTCGAGTCAACGGTGGATAATTCGCTGCTGCAAAGTTGCACTGATCCTGGTAAGTTCTGTTTTTATATTCTTTTACTTGTTCCCAGTCagttgtgtgttgttttttGCGAGGTAACGTTACTAATAATTTCTTACATCAGTGTTGGCAATGTTGGTAGCTAGGATTGTAGCATAGGATTGCTAGCTAGGATTGTAGCATCTGTGACTATCACAGAACAGTGTATAAAGTGTAACAGTTACTGGACGAAAATCTGTTGTTAAACCACTGTCGTCATGTTTTTGTTTATAGAATTGTCTGCCATTAACGACGGTGACGACAACGTTGTGTTACCGCCACCGCTGGGGTGCAGCTCTCCCACGCCGTCGTGTAGCAGCTCTGGAGATTCATCTGCTGAACGAAGTAAGACTTTCTGTGCAAATAGCCACATCATACAATATGCAAACATcgatatatatgtatgtatgtatgtatgtatgtatatatatatatatatatatatatatatatatatatatatatatatatatatatatatatatattatatgtatattacTATGTACTGaaataatgtttacattttttcttcATTCAACTTAAAATCAAAGCAAAGTGCtttttgtaacattacatttgatcaaaatacCTAAAACTAAGCAAAAGTCTAGAAGAAATCTGAAGTTTAAATTTAGAATATAGTCATAAGCAAAAGATAAAGTGATAGTGATGTATGGCTGTAGTTATCATAGTATTATATTCCGTCACACATATTTAATCATGTAGCAATGCATATGTGCATTTCCCTGCAGAAAAGTTTTTTTGCAATGCTATGACAACACACTGATGATCTGCCATTATTGTTTTACACAGGAAAAAGGAAGAGAGACAGTACGTCAGACCTGGTGCAATATTTGGAAAGGGCAGATGAAAGGTTCTTGCAGCACAGCAAAGAAATGGACGATGCCTTGCGGCAGGACATGAGAGCGGACACACATTC
Coding sequences within:
- the LOC137084962 gene encoding uncharacterized protein; translated protein: MDALKQKQQWSEEETSCFLALWSSAEVQSKLDGASRTKPVLQQIQREMATVGFDRNVEQISNKLKKLKKDYRDQKKDLGRSGNGRPRRNPHFDVLDSVLGDRPACQVTGALNSATIMLESTVDNSLLQSCTDPELSAINDGDDNVVLPPPLGCSSPTPSCSSSGDSSAERRKRKRDSTSDLVQYLERADERFLQHSKEMDDALRQDMRADTHSLLGLMGRMVAIMEAQAQKK